From Helicobacter anatolicus, the proteins below share one genomic window:
- a CDS encoding MlaD family protein: MERRINFTLIGIIFFSILTALVVFIITLGRYNFDDKDYFFYNIYTDHDITGLSINTPVRYKGINIGSISHIGFDDKQIGMVKIIVKIKKHIPVKKGSTLSVDSQGLAGLNFLSLKQSNQEEVIKNKKDAILNFEPNIFGKLTLKADEASKEVLILLKSFKTLLSQNNISRISHIIDSVQNLSQNLNQTQDHIDKLAQNLNTLTDTLNHQLSNGDYNAREILSPLILRIDHSLNYIDQFFKLGSDVLNKFEKDPYNTLFGEQKR; this comes from the coding sequence TTGGAAAGACGTATAAATTTTACTCTAATTGGGATTATTTTCTTTTCTATTTTAACCGCATTAGTGGTTTTTATTATTACATTAGGTAGATACAACTTTGATGATAAGGATTACTTTTTTTACAATATCTACACAGATCATGACATTACTGGTCTAAGTATTAACACTCCTGTGAGATACAAGGGGATTAATATTGGTAGCATTAGCCACATTGGCTTTGATGACAAACAAATTGGTATGGTAAAAATTATCGTAAAAATCAAAAAACATATTCCTGTCAAAAAGGGCTCTACACTCAGTGTAGATTCTCAAGGATTAGCTGGATTAAATTTCCTATCCCTTAAACAAAGCAATCAAGAAGAGGTTATAAAAAATAAAAAAGATGCGATCTTGAATTTTGAGCCCAATATTTTTGGAAAACTCACCCTAAAGGCTGATGAGGCTAGCAAGGAAGTATTAATTCTTCTCAAAAGTTTCAAAACCCTTTTAAGTCAAAATAATATTTCTAGAATCTCGCATATCATTGACAGCGTGCAAAATCTCAGTCAAAATCTCAATCAAACACAAGATCACATTGACAAACTTGCACAAAATCTCAATACACTTACAGACACACTCAATCATCAACTTTCAAATGGAGATTACAATGCTCGCGAAATTCTAAGTCCATTGATTTTAAGAATTGATCATTCGCTAAATTATATTGATCAATTTTTTAAACTTGGTAGCGATGTTTTGAATAAATTTGAAAAAGATCCTTACAATACTCTTTTTGGGGAGCAGAAAAGATGA
- a CDS encoding ABC transporter ATP-binding protein gives MKKAVIEVNNLTTAYGDTIIHNNISFKIYEYETFAILGGSGSGKSTLLSALIMLNQPKSGEIKIFDQNIHQMNLLERTRLIQRCGVLFQFGALFSSLSVLENVGVMLEEYSNYPPKIITEISKMWLDRVGLGPKTYNLYPYELSGGMKKRVGLARAMVLNPEILFLDEPTSGLDPLSAERFDNLITELKDSNPFSVVIITHDLDTIKNITDRFILLKEGKISFEGNLQEFSYFARTNKLDKDNLFNSTRGEKFWKDV, from the coding sequence ATGAAAAAAGCAGTCATTGAAGTCAATAATCTTACAACTGCTTATGGTGACACGATTATCCATAATAATATCAGTTTCAAAATCTATGAGTATGAGACTTTTGCTATTCTTGGTGGGAGTGGGAGCGGCAAAAGCACACTACTTTCTGCACTCATCATGCTCAATCAACCCAAAAGTGGTGAAATCAAAATTTTTGATCAAAATATCCACCAAATGAATTTACTAGAACGCACGCGACTAATCCAACGCTGTGGTGTGCTTTTTCAATTTGGTGCACTTTTTAGTTCGTTAAGTGTCTTGGAAAATGTAGGAGTAATGCTTGAAGAATATAGCAACTATCCACCAAAAATTATCACAGAAATTTCAAAAATGTGGTTAGATCGCGTAGGACTAGGACCAAAAACTTACAATCTCTACCCCTATGAGCTTAGTGGCGGTATGAAAAAACGCGTAGGGCTTGCAAGAGCTATGGTTTTAAACCCTGAAATTTTATTTTTAGATGAACCTACTAGCGGTCTAGATCCTTTGAGTGCAGAGAGATTTGATAACCTTATCACTGAACTTAAAGATAGCAATCCTTTTAGTGTTGTCATAATTACACATGATCTAGATACAATTAAAAATATTACTGATCGTTTCATTTTATTAAAAGAAGGTAAAATTAGTTTTGAAGGAAATCTGCAAGAGTTTAGCTATTTTGCACGAACAAACAAACTGGATAAAGATAATTTATTTAATAGCACACGAGGAGAGAAATTTTGGAAAGACGTATAA
- a CDS encoding MlaE family lipid ABC transporter permease subunit, translated as MGLQASFEVTHQKDATIVFIKGIWDFTLPNSLLQDFKNMAQKYPKIVLDFSQTTKMDFNATTFIFLNANILSYQNANKSIESHIKALNNFYDSTHQPIPKPYGIFAIFGKRICNFLRDINEFTNFFGLMLFHIYLCILNPKRFRFQSFCYHLNESGFKALPVSLLTSFIVGGAITLQGAIQLQSMGAPLLSIDTTAKLSLREMGPFVLALVIAGRSASSYTAQIGVMNITEESNAMRVMNLNLIDFLVIPRFLALVVVMPLMVFLADIASIFAGMLAIKAHLGISFLQYIERFYETVGWNNFLVGIIKAPFFGAAVALVGTFRGLQVYGDTEQVGKATTISVVNALFWIIFINAIFSIVFTRLDL; from the coding sequence ATGGGATTACAAGCTAGTTTTGAAGTCACGCATCAAAAAGATGCAACAATTGTTTTTATCAAAGGAATATGGGATTTTACCCTACCAAACTCCCTATTGCAGGACTTTAAAAATATGGCACAAAAATATCCAAAAATTGTGCTTGATTTTTCTCAAACTACAAAAATGGATTTTAATGCCACAACTTTTATTTTCCTAAATGCCAATATTCTCTCATATCAAAATGCGAATAAAAGCATTGAATCCCACATTAAAGCTCTTAATAATTTTTATGATTCTACACATCAACCTATCCCAAAACCTTATGGAATTTTTGCGATTTTTGGAAAAAGAATTTGTAATTTTCTTCGTGATATCAACGAATTTACGAATTTTTTTGGCCTTATGCTTTTTCATATCTATCTTTGTATCTTAAACCCTAAAAGATTCCGATTTCAATCTTTTTGCTACCACTTAAACGAATCTGGATTTAAAGCACTGCCTGTCTCCCTGCTTACTTCATTTATCGTGGGAGGCGCAATTACACTACAAGGAGCCATCCAACTCCAAAGCATGGGGGCACCGCTTCTAAGCATTGACACCACTGCAAAACTCTCTTTGCGAGAAATGGGACCTTTTGTCTTAGCACTTGTTATCGCAGGAAGAAGTGCTTCAAGCTATACTGCACAAATTGGGGTAATGAATATCACAGAAGAAAGCAATGCTATGCGTGTAATGAATCTTAATCTTATTGATTTTTTAGTTATTCCTAGATTCTTAGCACTGGTTGTTGTCATGCCCCTTATGGTATTTTTAGCCGATATTGCAAGTATTTTTGCTGGTATGCTTGCAATTAAAGCACACTTGGGAATTAGTTTTTTACAATATATTGAAAGATTTTATGAAACAGTAGGATGGAATAATTTTTTAGTAGGAATTATCAAAGCACCATTTTTTGGTGCTGCTGTAGCATTGGTAGGAACTTTTAGAGGATTGCAAGTTTATGGAGATACTGAACAAGTAGGCAAAGCCACGACAATTAGTGTTGTGAATGCATTGTTTTGGATTATCTTTATCAATGCAATTTTTTCTATCGTTTTTACAAGGTTAGATTTATGA
- a CDS encoding outer membrane beta-barrel protein — protein sequence MRLKRKILCVIMFFCGIHAESFSDDVEKILKEQELIRQKSGQYFSIGLGSSILRLQQISHGKMAYAPIMLSLKAGNQTFFTKNVGIRGFFSLDTYSDNINYTFQKPSYNSLFMFFSLGIDLITEFALTKNNKHFLGTFFGLGGGAVIYTDNQSYTFFKDAFLSAGFIVEAGIDFTINIKHRISLGVKITPIQKKWSPSIVKQTDFLPFINYQYKFGRDIFSGKKD from the coding sequence ATGAGATTAAAAAGAAAAATTTTATGCGTAATAATGTTTTTTTGCGGAATACATGCAGAAAGTTTTTCTGATGATGTGGAAAAGATTCTCAAAGAACAAGAATTAATTAGGCAAAAAAGCGGACAATATTTTTCTATAGGTCTTGGGAGTTCAATTTTAAGATTACAACAAATTTCTCATGGAAAAATGGCTTACGCTCCTATCATGTTGTCTTTAAAGGCTGGGAATCAAACATTTTTTACAAAAAATGTGGGAATTAGAGGTTTTTTTAGCCTTGATACGTATAGTGATAATATCAATTATACTTTTCAAAAACCTTCATATAATTCGCTTTTTATGTTTTTTTCTTTGGGTATTGACTTGATCACAGAATTTGCACTAACAAAAAATAACAAGCATTTCTTGGGGACATTTTTTGGTTTAGGTGGTGGGGCAGTTATTTATACTGATAATCAAAGTTATACTTTTTTTAAAGATGCATTTTTAAGTGCAGGATTTATTGTGGAGGCAGGGATAGATTTTACAATCAATATTAAACATAGAATTAGCCTTGGGGTAAAGATTACGCCTATACAAAAAAAATGGTCTCCTTCTATTGTCAAACAGACAGATTTTTTACCTTTTATTAATTATCAATATAAATTTGGCAGGGATATTTTTAGCGGAAAAAAAGATTAG
- the uvrB gene encoding excinuclease ABC subunit UvrB, translating into MSKFMLYSAYAPAGDQAQAIEKLTDSIQKGNRYQTLIGVTGSGKTFSMANIIAKLNMPTLIMSHNKTLCAQLYSEFKGFFPKNHVEYFISHFDYYQPEAYIPRRDLFIEKDSSINEDLERLRLSATTSLLAYDDVIVVASVSANYGLGNPAEYLTMIEKIEVGERRNYKEFLLKLVDMGYSRNDSFFERGNFRVNGECVDIFPAYNEIEFVRIEFFGDEVERIALFDSIERQEIKKIDSYVVYAANQFIVGYERQKIALKNIEEELHQRLAFYEKEGRMIEHSRLKGRTEFDLEMMQASGICKGIENYARHLTGKKEGETPFSLLDYFEQKKKPYLVIVDESHVSLPQFGGMYAGDRSRKEVLVEYGFRLPSALDNRPLKFEEFINKAPHFLFVSATPAQKELELSNENIAEQIIRPTGLLDPVYEVRDSDNQVLDLFDEIKKVVAKKERVLITTLTKKMAEELSKYYAELGLKIEYMHSEIDAIERNHLIRALRLGEFDILVGINLLREGLDLPEVSLIAIMDADKEGFLRSETSLIQTMGRAARNVNGKVIFYAKKITQSMQKAMDITDYRRKKQQEHNKKYNIIPKSVARNLEEELKLESSANLYVKLDKKNKIPKAERDNIIKELNKKMLEAAKKLDFEEAARLRDEIARIRSM; encoded by the coding sequence ATGTCAAAATTTATGCTTTATTCTGCTTATGCTCCTGCTGGAGATCAGGCACAAGCGATTGAAAAATTAACAGATTCTATACAAAAGGGTAATCGGTATCAAACCTTAATTGGTGTTACAGGTAGTGGTAAGACTTTTAGTATGGCAAACATTATTGCAAAGCTCAATATGCCTACTTTGATTATGAGTCATAATAAAACTCTTTGTGCACAACTTTATAGTGAATTTAAGGGGTTTTTTCCAAAAAATCATGTAGAGTATTTTATTTCACATTTTGATTATTATCAGCCTGAAGCTTATATTCCACGTAGGGATTTGTTTATCGAAAAAGATTCTAGTATTAATGAAGATTTAGAGCGTTTGAGATTGAGTGCTACAACTTCGCTTTTAGCATATGATGATGTGATTGTAGTGGCGAGTGTATCTGCAAATTATGGTCTTGGAAATCCTGCAGAATATCTTACTATGATTGAAAAAATTGAAGTGGGAGAAAGGCGTAATTATAAAGAATTTTTACTCAAACTTGTAGATATGGGGTATAGTAGAAATGATAGTTTTTTTGAAAGGGGAAATTTTCGTGTAAATGGGGAGTGTGTGGATATTTTTCCTGCATATAATGAAATAGAATTTGTGCGTATAGAGTTTTTTGGCGATGAGGTTGAGAGGATTGCATTGTTTGATAGTATTGAGCGTCAGGAAATAAAAAAAATAGATTCTTATGTGGTGTATGCAGCAAATCAATTTATTGTGGGTTATGAGCGTCAAAAAATTGCTTTGAAAAATATTGAAGAGGAGTTGCATCAAAGGCTTGCTTTTTATGAAAAAGAAGGTAGAATGATTGAACATTCTAGGCTAAAGGGGCGTACAGAGTTTGATTTGGAAATGATGCAGGCAAGTGGAATTTGCAAGGGGATTGAGAATTATGCAAGACATCTTACAGGAAAAAAAGAGGGGGAGACCCCTTTTTCTTTATTGGACTATTTTGAGCAAAAGAAAAAGCCTTATTTGGTAATTGTAGATGAATCTCATGTTTCTTTACCACAATTTGGTGGAATGTATGCGGGTGATAGGAGTAGAAAAGAAGTATTGGTAGAATATGGTTTTAGATTGCCTAGTGCACTAGATAATCGTCCTTTAAAATTTGAAGAATTTATCAATAAAGCGCCACATTTTTTATTTGTTTCAGCTACCCCAGCACAAAAAGAATTAGAATTGAGTAATGAAAATATTGCAGAGCAAATTATCCGTCCAACAGGGCTTTTGGATCCTGTATATGAGGTAAGGGATAGTGATAATCAAGTGTTAGATTTATTTGATGAAATCAAAAAAGTTGTGGCAAAGAAGGAGAGGGTGTTGATTACAACATTGACTAAAAAAATGGCAGAAGAATTGAGTAAGTATTATGCGGAGCTGGGACTAAAAATTGAATATATGCATAGTGAGATTGATGCTATTGAGCGCAATCATTTGATACGAGCATTGCGGCTTGGGGAGTTTGATATTTTGGTGGGGATTAATCTTTTAAGAGAGGGGTTAGATTTACCAGAAGTGAGCTTGATTGCGATTATGGATGCAGATAAAGAAGGTTTTTTGCGTAGTGAGACAAGCCTTATTCAAACCATGGGAAGGGCAGCAAGAAATGTTAATGGCAAGGTGATTTTTTATGCTAAAAAAATTACACAAAGTATGCAAAAGGCAATGGATATTACAGACTATCGTCGCAAAAAACAACAAGAACATAATAAAAAATACAATATTATTCCAAAATCTGTTGCAAGGAATCTTGAAGAGGAGCTAAAGTTAGAATCTAGTGCAAATCTTTATGTAAAACTAGATAAGAAAAATAAGATTCCAAAGGCTGAGCGTGATAATATTATTAAAGAATTGAATAAAAAAATGTTGGAAGCAGCAAAAAAACTTGATTTTGAAGAAGCAGCAAGATTGCGTGATGAGATTGCAAGAATTAGAAGCATGTAG
- a CDS encoding DUF1104 domain-containing protein, producing the protein MIKIISVLAICGFLFGADFSKVSNDDMAKMAGKVNAKDYVDYFLELQKRFEKMTKDELKNFRKAIHDFKEKNQENMTLKELKEKRAEILKNVEEKVKSISKEECKKTRLCDLYKHLRSDKHECLVKEEKKHHKKHKKETKQEQ; encoded by the coding sequence TTGATAAAAATAATTAGTGTATTGGCGATTTGCGGATTTCTTTTTGGCGCAGATTTTTCTAAAGTCAGCAATGACGATATGGCAAAAATGGCAGGAAAAGTCAATGCCAAAGATTATGTGGATTATTTTTTAGAATTACAAAAAAGATTTGAAAAAATGACAAAAGATGAGTTGAAGAATTTTCGTAAAGCAATCCATGATTTTAAAGAAAAAAATCAAGAAAATATGACACTAAAAGAATTGAAAGAAAAAAGAGCAGAGATATTGAAAAATGTTGAAGAAAAAGTAAAAAGTATTAGCAAGGAAGAATGCAAAAAAACCAGACTTTGTGATTTATATAAACATTTGCGATCTGACAAGCATGAATGCTTAGTGAAAGAAGAAAAAAAGCATCATAAAAAACATAAAAAAGAAACAAAACAAGAGCAATAA